From the genome of Malus domestica chromosome 04, GDT2T_hap1, one region includes:
- the LOC103408478 gene encoding probable LRR receptor-like serine/threonine-protein kinase At3g47570 has product MMEHSRTNCKLVLFKFLHGFILLCMSTCLESTTLRNLTLLGNESDRLALLDFKKRITVDPFNAMSSWNHSIHFCSWVGVSCHRSTKRVLMLNLKSKKLVGSIPSSIGNLTYLTGINLSDNNFHGEIPPEMGRLQSLQYLNLSHNSFHGKIPTNLSQCTQLRLLDLKANRIMGSIPNQLSSLLNLKYLWLYGNNLTGTIPPWIGNFSLLSGLHLGRNNFQGSIPNELGHITGLEEFLVHLNDLSGMIPSPIYNISSISTFSVAFNQLHGELPPNLGTMLPNLIKFQCAMNKFKGNIPISLSNASRLQLLDLSQNGFSGTIPGESLGNLQSLVWLNIYGNQLGNRKVGDLNFLSFLANCTRLEILALDSNNFGGGIPGSIANLSTQLNILGLGLNLIHGRLPNGIGNLINLNILALDNNHLGGSVPLEIGKLKKLEQLYLDANEFSGSIPSSLGNMTSLLNLYMEFNRFEGNIPPSLGNYQNLLDLSLSSNNLTGTIPKMLMELSTVSISLDLSDNYLTGLMPFEVGDLVHLTELNVSRNNLLGEIPSTLGSCTSLERLSLQGNKFEGTIPQSLKNLKGLEKLDISSNNLSGPIPEFIGKLGALKYLNLSYNDFEGELPKDGIFANASGVSILGNHRLCGGIPQLHLPSCPPKKHHSSRGLHSSKVVIPIACVFGIIIALSFFCVACSMLKKSRDRLATSRSYKDWKSGVSYSQLVESTNGFSADNLIGLGSFGSVYKGVIPSDGTIVAVKVLNLQQQGASKSFIDECKALRSIRHRNLLKIITACSSIDNQGKDFKSLVFEFMANGSLDSMLYPLYEEESPSKRMSFMQTLNIAIDVASALDYLHHHCETAIVHCDLKPSNVLLDEDMVAHVGDFGLARFLFETSNDPSFSQTMSSQLKGSIGYIPPEYGTGGQVSILGDVYSYGILLLEMFTGKRPTDDVFKGGLSIYQFVAMALPDHVMDVVDHSIILDLETDADVNNDIVRERTPSRCNNGGSVKAKKLKECLVSVMQIGLSCCATSPRERMLMDAVVRKMSAIRDTYLKV; this is encoded by the exons ATGATGGAGCATTCACGTACCAACTGTAAGCTGGTTTTGTTCAAATTCCTGCATGGGTTCATTCTTTTATGCATGAGCACTTGCCTCGAATCTACAACACTTCGCAACCTTACTCTCCTTGGAAATGAATCTGATCGCTTGGCACTGCTAGACTTCAAGAAAAGAATAACAGTTGATCCTTTCAATGCCATGAGCTCATGGAATCATTCCATCCATTTCTGTAGTTGGGTTGGAGTTTCATGCCACCGTTCCACCAAAAGAGTCTTGATGTTGAACCTGAAATCAAAAAAGTTGGTAGGCTCCATTCCATCTTCTATTGGAAATCTTACTTATCTTACTGGAATCAATTTGAGTGACAACAACTTTCATGGGGAAATTCCTCCAGAAATGGGTCGTCTACAAAGCCTACAATATCTCAACCTTTCTCATAATTCCTTCCATGGGAAAATTCCAACCAATTTGTCGCAATGCACGCAACTAAGATTGCTTGATCTAAAAGCCAATCGGATTATGGGGTCCATTCCGAACCAACTCAGTTCATTGTTGAATTTAAAATATCTATGGCTTTATGGTAATAATCTCACTGGAACCATCCCACCTTGGATAGGAaacttttctttgttgagtGGTCTTCATCTTGGTCGGAACAATTTTCAAGGAAGCATACCCAATGAGCTTGGGCATATAACAGGCTTGGAGGAGTTCTTAGTTCACCTTAATGATCTATCTGGTATGATCCCATCCCCAATCTATAATATTTCTTCCATATCCACTTTTAGTGTTGCTTTCAACCAGTTGCATGGAGAGCTACCACCAAATCTCGGCACTATGCTTCCTAATCTCATAAAATTTCAGTGCGCTATGAACAAATTCAAAGGAAATATTCCTATATCATTGTCAAATGCTTCTAGACTTCAGTTGCTTGATCTTTCTCAAAATGGCTTCTCTGGGACAATCCCTGGTGAGAGTCTAGGAAACTTGCAAAGCTTAGTTTGGCTAAACATTTATGGCAATCAGTTAGGAAATAGAAAAGTTGGTGACTTGAATTTTCTTAGTTTCTTGGCTAATTGCACTAGATTGGAGATTTTGGCTCTTGACAGTAATAATTTTGGAGGAGGAATCCCGGGATCCATAGCCAACTTGTCGACCCAACTTAATATTCTTGGTCTAGGGTTAAATTTGATACATGGAAGGCTCCCTAACGGCATTGGAAACCTTATAAACTTGAATATTCTAGCATTAGACAATAACCATTTGGGTGGTAGTGTCCCGCTTGAAATTGGGAAGCTAAAGAAGTTAGAGCAACTGTATTTGGATGCTAATGAATTTTCTGGGTCAATCCCGTCTTCCCTTGGTAACATGACTTCATTGTTAAACCTTTACATGGAGTTCAATAGGTTTGAGGGCAATATACCTCCAAGTCTGGGAAATTACCAAAACCTATTAGATCTTTCCCTTTCCAGTAACAACCTTACGGGCACCATACCTAAAATGCTTATGGAGCTTTCAACTGTTTCAATTTCTTTAGACCTGTCTGATAATTATTTGACGGGTCTGATGCCCTTTGAGGTGGGTGATTTAGTGCATCTCACAGAGCTAAATGTATCAAGAAACAATTTATTAGGTGAAATCCCGAGCACCCTCGGCAGTTGTACTAGTTTGGAGCGCTTGTCTTTGCAAGGTAATAAGTTTGAAGGAACGATTCCTCAATCTCTTAAGAATTTGAAAGGCTTGGAAAAACTTGATATTTCAAGCAACAACTTGTCTGGGCCGATTCCTGAATTCATAGGCAAGCTTGGTGCTCTCAAGTATCTCAATCTTTCGTATAATGATTTTGAGGGAGAGCTGCCTAAAGATGGTATTTTTGCAAATGCTAGTGGTGTTTCTATTCTTGGAAATCATAGGCTCTGTGGTGGCATCCCACAATTACATCTACCTTCATGCCCCCCAAAAAAACACCATTCATCTCGAGGACTACATTCCTCAAAAGTAGTCATCCCCATAGCCTGTGTATTTGGAATCATAATTGCTCTATCATTCTTCTGTGTCGCTTGTTCAATGCTGAAAAAGTCAAGAGATAGACTTGCAACTTCACGTTCATATAAGGATTGGAAATCAGGTGTCTCCTACTCACAACTCGTTGAATCAACTAACGGATTCTCTGCGGATAATCTTATTGGTTTGGGAAGTTTTGGTTCTGTTTATAAAGGGGTAATTCCTAGTGATGGAACAATAGTTGCTGTTAAGGTACTAAACCTTCAACAACAAGGAGCTTCCAAGAGTTTCATAGATGAATGCAAAGCTTTAAGGAGTATAAGGCACCGTAATCTTCTCAAGATCATAACTGCATGCTCGAGCATTGATAACCAGGGCAAGGACTTCAAAAGTCTAGTTTTCGAGTTCATGGCAAATGGAAGTCTAGACTCAATGTTGTATCCATTATATGAAGAGGAATCTCCAAGCAAAAGAATGAGTTTTATGCAAACATTGAACATCGCCATTGATGTTGCTTCTGCGTTAGATTATCTCCACCACCATTGTGAAACGGCCATTGTTCATTGTGATCTAAAGCCGAGCAACGTACTACTTGATGAAGATATGGTAGCCCATGTTGGGGATTTTGGTTTGGCAAGGTTCCTCTTCGAAACATCAAATGATCCCTCCTTCAGTCAAACAATGTCATCTCAGCTAAAGGGTTCTATAGGCTACATTCCTCCAG AGTACGGCACAGGAGGCCAAGTTTCCATACTTGGAGATGTTTACAGCTATGGGATACTATTGCTGGAAATGTTCACAGGAAAAAGACCTACCGATGACGTGTTTAAAGGCGGTCTAAGCATTTACCAATTTGTAGCCATGGCTTTGCCTGACCATGTCATGGACGTTGTTGACCATTCAATTATCCTCGACCTCGAAACAGATGCTGATGTCAACAATGACATAGTGCGAGAACGAACTCCATCCAGATGTAACAATGGTGGCTCggtgaaagcaaagaaattaaAGGAATGCTTGGTTTCAGTGATGCAGATAGGACTCTCTTGTTGTGCAACGTCACCAAGGGAGCGGATGCTGATGGACGCGGTTGTCAGAAAAATGAGCGCAATCAGAGACACGTACCTCAAAGTTTAA
- the LOC103433618 gene encoding phosphoinositide phosphatase SAC8, whose product MDGGGSCSGGNFKLYEELELQEFQDQFVIKSVAAPDRGFSIDHRDGIIEPLNGDSSSSVSPSKTSTIYGVAGTIRLLAGNYVLVITSRTEVGNYLGFPVYRVNSMRFLSCNEGLKNSTAQEKKDEAYFMALLKTVQSTPGLYFSYETDITLNFQRRCKLVEGWMAKPIWKQADPRFVWNRNLLDELIEYKLDGFIIPLLQGSFQTAELKLKGSPATLTIVSRRCTRRLGTRMWRRGANLDGDVANFIETEQLVEIEGFQSSLLQIRGSIPLLWEQIVDLSYKPQLRIIDHEQTSNVVERHFFYLSQRYGETMAVDLTDKHGDEGQLSMAFSAEMKNLPNVRYVSFDFHHVCGNSNFENLKFLYEQISEQFEKQGYFLVDAKGNILEEQKGIVRTNCIDCLDRTNVTQSYLAQKSLDAQLQRTGLLDSSESISMFAEDYQTFRALWAEQGDEISLEYAGTYALKGDLVRYGKQTFGGIIKDGMSALSRYYLNNFQDGIRQDAMDLVSGRYTVRRDTSPFRAESFSFLPVASALLIGGLTLTSVTLQQAGRNAQQYMSSVLLAGVTAGVAVVVKANGRQFCSRPRLCRLV is encoded by the exons ATGGACGGCGGTGGATCTTGCTCCGGCGGAAATTTCAAGCTCTACGAGGAGCTGGAATTGCAGGAGTTTCAGGACCAGTTCGTGATCAAATCGGTCGCGGCTCCGGATCGAGGATTCTCCATCGACCACCGCGACGGCATCATTGAGCCGCTCAACG gcgattcttcttcttctgtaaGTCCTTCGAAAACCTCGACGATATACGGAGTGGCGGGAACGATCAGATTGCTTGCAG GAAATTATGTGCTTGTAATAACTTCGCGGACGGAAGTCGGGAATTATCTCGGCTTTCCTGTTTACAGAGTAAACTCGATGAGGTTTCTGTCCTGCAATGAGGGTTTGAAGAATTCAACTGCTCAGGAG AAAAAAGACGAGGCTTACTTCATGGCTCTTTTGAAAACAGTCCAATCAACTCCGGGGTTGTACTTCTCGTACGAGACTGATATAACACTCAA CTTTCAAAGACGATGTAAGTTAGTTGAAGGATGGATGGCCAAACCAATATGGAAGCAG GCTGACCCTCGATTTGTTTGGAACAGAAATCTTTTGGACGAACTGATTGAGTATAAG CTTGATGGGTTCATTATTCCTCTACTACAAGG AAGCTTCCAGACTGCAGAGCTAAAGCTAAAAGGCTCACCTGCCACACTTACGATAGTCTCAAGGAGGTGTACCCGACGTCTAG GGACAAGAATGTGGAGAAGAGGAGCGAATCTTGATGGAGATGTAGCGAATTTTATTGAAACTGAGCAGTTGGTGGAGATTGAAGGTTTCCAGTCCTCATTATTGCAG ATTCGAGGTTCAATACCGCTTCTTTGGGAGCAAATAGTTGACTTGAGCTATAAACCACAACTTAGAATTATTGATCATGAGCAGACG TCAAATGTTGTGGAGcgtcattttttttatctttcccAAAGATACGGAGAGACAATGGCAGTAGACCTAACTGATAAA CATGGTGATGAAGGTCAATTAAGCATGGCATTTTCTGCTGAAATGAAAAATCTACCAAATGTGAG atacgtttcatttgactttcaTCATGTATGTGGTAACTCAAACTTTGAAAACCTAAAGTTTCTATACGAGCAGATCTCGGAGCAATTTGAAAAGCAAGG ATACTTCCTCGTAGATGCGAAGGGCAACATACTGGAGGAGCAGAAAGGAATTGTCAGAACAAACTGCATTGATTGCCTTGATAGAACAAATGTTACTCAG AGTTACTTGGCTCAGAAGTCTCTAGATGCACAGTTACAGAGAACTGGATTGCTGGATTCTTCTGAAAGCATTTCCATGTTTGCTGAAGATTATCAAACATTTAGAGCAT TGTGGGCTGAGCAAGGTGATGAGATAAGCCTCGAGTATGCTGGCACTTATGCCCTGAAAGGGGACCTGGTTAG ATACGGGAAGCAGACATTTGGAGGAATAATCAAAGATGGGATGAGTGCTCTTTCAAGATACTATTTGAATAACTTTCAGGATGGCATTCGGCAG GATGCTATGGATCTTGTCAGTGGCCGCTATACAGTCAGAAGGGATACTTCACCATTCCGGGCTGAATCTTTTTCT TTTCTACCGGTGGCATCAGCTTTGCTAATTGGAGGGTTGACACTGACATCCGTCACACTTCAGCAAG CTGGTCGAAATGCCCAGCAATATATGTCTTCTGTTCTTTTGGCTGGGGTGACTGCTGGAGTAGCGGTAGTGGTGAAAGCTAACGGAAGGCAATTCTGTTCGAGACCTCGCTTGTGCAGACTTGTGTAA
- the LOC103433672 gene encoding receptor-like protein 11, translating into MKALLQYFFLLFMFNISTIIITCANTIPAVQHQQLLLLNFKKTFTFPDFSPTASKFISWNSSTDCCSWMGVTCSTNGHVVGLDISNQSISGGIDNSSSLFDLQQLQSLNLANNIFSYGSRIPSAIGKLTNSRPFESPNLSMVFHNLTDLTEIYLDGVNISAQGNEWCQAISSSLPNLRVLSLSNTLLSGHVDRSLTKLQSLSVIQLDRNEISGPIPGFFANFSNMRVFRWGGNNICAPVLQF; encoded by the exons ATGAAAGCTTTGCTCCAATATTTCTTCCTCTTATTCATGTTCAATATCTCCACTATCATTATTACCTGTGCTAATACCATCCCTGCAGTTCAACACCAGCAACTGTTGTTGCTCAATTTCAAAAAAACCTTTACATTTCCTGATTTTTCTCCTACTGCGTCCAAGTTCATATCATGGAATTCAAGTACCGACTGTTGTTCTTGGATGGGTGTTACTTGCAGTACTAATGGACATGTTGTTGGTCTTGACATTAGCAACCAATCTATCTCCGGTGGGATTGACAATTCGAGCAGTCTTTTTGATCTTCAACAGCTTCAAAGCCTCAATTTAGCAAATAATATCTTTAGCTATGGCTCTCGCATTCCATCTGCAATTGGAAAGCTTACAAACTCGAG GCCATTTGAGAGCCCTAATTTAAGCATGGTCTTTCACAACCTCACAGATCTCACAGAGATATATCTTGATGGTGTGAATATATCAGCACAGGGGAATGAGTGGTGTCAAGCGATATCATCTTCACTCCCAAACCTGAGGGTGTTGAGCTTGTCTAACACTCTTCTTTCGGGTCATGTTGATCGGTCCCTCACCAAGCTACAGTCTCTATCCGTGATTCAATTGGATCGTAATGAGATCTCGGGTCCAATTCCAGGATTCTTTGCCAACTTTTCAAACATGAGGGTGTTCAGATGGGGTGGTAACAATATCTGTGCTCCAGTTCTCCAGTTCTAG